One Salvia miltiorrhiza cultivar Shanhuang (shh) chromosome 6, IMPLAD_Smil_shh, whole genome shotgun sequence genomic window, gaaaaaaaatgataagctatataaaaaaaataaacatgtaCATTTACACGTTGCTATACCCAACTATAAATTGTACtaatatataacatatatatatatttttttttaaatatcactATATGGAGAAGTTACAACGTCCCATaagtttataatttaattttttatagttgtatttttcttttcaacTATAGTTTTGTATTTTGTATCTTTATGATTAGAATAATGTAatttacattattattattgttattattattattattattattattattattattattattattattattattattattaaatttatggaattttttatataatattaaaaaccTTGAATTAAAAGTAGTTAAATAGAGATGATAATGaaattaagtaattttttttaatttaataattcaaACATAATATGTCTTACATAATGttatactataatttatatgaataaaCTATTATTTGTAGgttaaaaaaagaattaaatcaAGATTGCTAATTAAACTGTTGGAAACATCTATAATAAAATCGTgtgatttattatttaaaataaaaaatatctaaatcaTTTTGACTTTAGGACCAAAACCAATACAGAAGCTCgcggaaaaagaagaaaatatattaatctTATACAATTgaattagtttaattttttttccaacattgtcattactttattttttttccttaacTTTTAAATTTAGTCATTTGTTATGGTTTTTTCCAActtttatctttcttttatttatttttttcaattttttaatcaaataaatgtaactaaaaaatttgaaataatcaaaataacttaaatataactaaaattagtgAGTCATGCAATCCTTTTATTATTCCTTTTTCCAACTTTTGCATTCCATTTTTTTAATCGAAACTTTTCAATCAAAaggaaaaattaaattgaaattaattagtaaaacataattaaacttAGTGagttatttaataaattagtactacaatatatttatgaaaaaaaaatctttaattaGTATGGAGAGATAGAACTTTGACTTTTACTAATTTACCTAAATTATCGGATGAGGTTAGGTTAGATAGGTAAaaaaaaggggttattgccagaaaatacatatactttgtcaatttttttgtttatatcatgactttataatttggccagaaaatacatcaattttcaatttaattacaattataacatgaccttatagtctggccagaaaatacaccaagtttcaatttattctcaattataacatgaccttatttagattatttttcatcatagatgtattaatatttattgtatttatattaaattgttatgtacaaaatatttataattgattgattaatttttataaaaattaagttagatgattaattatttcataatatatatatatgtatgtattttttaagccatcaatataatatcttgttatatatatatatatatatatatatatatatatatatatatatatatatatctacattttcaagacacaaatgcatatatatatatatatatatatatatatataaaaatttgattttaatgttctattaatatattatatatatataataagtatttatttatttaaattatgaaattataaaatattaggaccaataaaaaaaatgcgtacatatataatagaaactatgttaaaaagtaaataatattatatattatttacatatagatatatatttatcaaatatatatgtatttatatatagtatattgtgagatgaaaagaaaattaaaaatatttaatgtattaaacttgatattattatactaaattaattataaggtcatgctataattgagaataaattgaaacttgatgtattttctggccagactataaagtcatgttataattgcaattaaattgaaaattgatgtattttctggccaaattataaggtcatgatataaaccagaaaattgacaaagtatatgtattttctggcaataacccctaaaaAAACTACTCCTCATAAATTTACTTATGTTTATGGCAAAGTTCAGTTTGgaaataatactattaattaatttcatttgtAAGAGTCTAATGCTACTTTTATAGTTGCAAGTATTAAATGATTAGCTATAAGTTTGATattctgcatttttttttatttgggtgaGGGAGAGGTGGAGCGGTGAGGGTTGAACCCTTAACCTCATTGTTCGCAGATAGAAATTcacaccgcttggtgtccccttaggGACATATTCTGCAATTTTTTAGTTCTTATTCATTTCCCCTTTCATTATAATCTTTTACATAAATACTATAATCATCCATTTTTTATGACGAATAATATAATcatgtattatttattattctctCTGTCTCGCTAAAAATgacttatttcttttttatatgtaaattaaggagaatatgtaaattaaataaaagtgatagaaCTCACATTCTCAAGAATTAATTACCTATTTTTTATAGATTGAATTACTTTTAATGGGAtagatcaaaataaaaaatgatcaaCTTTTAACGGGACGAAAAGAGTATAGTATTTGCTCTCTTTTTATAGAagtattttgtttgatttgttaaatatatattcttcttctttaattaagatctcaagtaaaaaaaatgatacttgCTTTTGTTAACGCAACGATTAGTGACATCAGTCAGACAGGTTAGGAAGGGCTGATGATATTTGGGCCACCGGTCATAAGAATGTCAATTTTGGGCTGCCtgagagcatccacaatggtgggtgcgatggccggatcgaacccggcctatcgcacccaccaGCGATGCCGCACCCGGGTGCGAAGGAGGGGGCGAAGGAGGGAGGCGAAGCTACGCACTCGTGTATTTCGGGTGCGATGGAGGgggcgtgtaaaacacgcgccccttttcggccgaaaaaaaaaaattaaaaactagcCGTTTTTTCggaccgtttttttttttccgttgctgatatttttttttttttttgtaatttctatactccctctatatatacatatacaacctcattctcttcttcatcatctatcattcatccattcccctcatcttctaaattatttcaacaaatagcaatggaaggcgattggagcaactattggcgtgaacatcctcaaaatccatcccccggcgaatcaaatgcttccaggcaaggattctcgccgttcacgcaagaatccaatgcctttcaagcggcgggcaccaatttgaacccccgttttgccgccgttgccgagcccgagcccgacgtggaggagattgcttctatgccgGCGGCATCCAAACGTAGCAACTATTATCCGACAGAAACGGTGCTAATTTGCCGTTTGTATTGCGAGCACACCCACGACTCTGTGGTGGGTGCCGATCAAAAAGGGGCGAAGTTTTGGGGCTCCATCTGCGCCGAGTACAACGCTAAAAGGCCCGAAGGATCTATTTCACGCGACGTCacgcaaatcaaatctcactttcaacgGGTGTCGAAGGATACGAAGAGGTTTGaggccatgcacaaaaaatgCCATGATCAATGGAAATCAGGCATGAGTGATATTCAAATCCTGGAGCAAGCAGAGGCAATGTGGCTAGCCGAGTACCGTGTTCCGTTCCGGTATTCGCATGCATGGAAGATCTTGCGCGAGTCGAAGAAATTTTCAAGTCTCGGCGGGGATGTTCACTCCGATGTCCATTCGGACAAACGATCAAAGGGGTCCGACGGTCTTCCAACAACGACTTCTAGTGACGCCTCTATCTCCACccggccccaaggccaaaaggcgGCCAAGCGAGACAAGCGcaaaggcaagaaaaaggccgaagagacgtcggaggataaccaaaaagctctcgggtacatggcgaaTATGGTGAATGCAATGGAAACATTCTCCCAAGTTCAACgtgacctcgccgatagcatgttgatgagccgggacacctctcaaatgaatcccgacgaattggcgtttcacatgtgcaaggtggcggagataaaaaaacgacacaacatcccgtagatttttaggattttttattttatgtttgttttaatttaagtaatttaggattttaatttcttgtatttcttttatttctaacaatgtaggatttgaattttaattcaatgaaattttaatttcttaattattgtaaaatggaaactagaataaaactaattcaaaaataaaataaaatctattgcacccatagtgagtgcaataccattgtgggagtgggtgcaatagaagtgggacccatggtattgcacccactatgggtgcaagcattgtggatgctctgaGGGcctgaatttaaaataatttgaaatttgaaattatttatataagtaatccgtatttttttttttgaataaatataagtaatccgtattataaaatatacaaaatataatttgaaatttggaacatttcaagaaatacaaaaaaattgtataaacTTTCATAAAAGTTGTAAAATAGTTATCCCTTCGTCCAATTACAAATATCCACTTTCCATAATGGAATGTTTCATTAAAAatatctcattctttttttggcaatatattttTACACTattcctaatatttaaatactaATTTTCACCAATACATTTTATCTACTTTTGACAtgtttcttaatctccatgcccaaaaataatgagacatttataatgggacagaGATAGTATGAATTTATACTTTCATGTTCGAATTATGGTGTGGAAGGTTTGTAGTTGATGCAGAAATCAcgtgaaaattttaattaaattcactTAAAGCTAGGGGTGTCAATCCGAGTTTCGGATATCGGGTATATCCGGTCGAGCTGACCCTAAATCTGATCGGGTATTAAGTTGTCCGATACTCATAAAATTTTGGATGGGTCGTACCAGATATTGAGTTCTTATTGAATCAAGTATCGAGTATTCTTGATTtcccgattttttttaaaataatactactatgGGTTTAGTTTAAGgaaattcaaattaataaaaaaaaaatcttaaaattaaatCTCTTTCGATTTATCGTTGTTCTGCGTCAATTACATGCCTTCCATGTTATATTTTGAGTTCGAAGGAGGAATCTAATGTTATTTTTACAACTTTCATATGAAAGTTCAAAccactttttgtttttttttttttttttttttaagtttgagttatttttatttatagtgaaaaaatacacgaattttgaaaaaaattgtaattttcacctgaactttcaattaagctaaaaaaatacatgaatttatatttttgttacaatttccacctaagtttgactttcaatgaaattagagttTAATTGACAGTCAGAAGTTCACCTAATGTTGGTCTAACTTCTGATGGTAGGGATTATTTAGAAGCTCGGAggaataaaaaagtaaaatttaaaatatttgacttaatttcgactgcCAATTAAGCTCTtatttcgttgaaagtcaaatttaagtgaaaattgcaacaataatataaattcatgtattttttgacttaattgaaacttcatgtgaaaattgcaaaaaaaaaaattcaaagttcGCATTTTTGTGCCATAATCCCTTTTATAAATTACTTTAGAGTTAATGCCatttcttttatattatttaacGTTTGAATCATTTACAGATtacttcaaaattcaaattaattttttacttaTTAAAAAATCTAGaccatttttataaataatttcaaaattcataCTATAAGCTACAATTAACCTTTAATTTTTTAGACTGGTCCTATATTTTTTTCCCCCTATAGGTTCGTCCAATTTTGACAACTCTAATAATAAAATTGTAGGCTGTGAAAAATGGAACCACGTTTGAATTCGGTGGGACCAGCCCCATCGATTCAACCCATTGCCCTTTTTAACGCCTCTTTGATCCATTCCAACAAATTATGCCACGTTTGGGTAAGCGTTAAATTGATGTTTGATTAAGATTTTATGCTCCAAACTGCACTACATTGACAGAATGGAAATGCCAACAAACTACACATTATTTCCAAAACACACAAAAAACTTGTACCAGCAATAACTCAAACCAATCAATTGGATTCAACAATAAAAACTGCAACAAAGGCAGGGATCAAAGTTTCATCAACAGCAATCAGCAAACAAGATATTCTGATCTTCCAAACTGCCCATTTTCTGTAGACGCAATGTAAGTCGATAGGTGCATAGTAGGTGCAAAAATGATTTTTCAGAATTGTAATTAAACGCGAGAAGAGATGCAAGAATTGAAACCTCGATATTAGTGGAAAGGTAACTCTGACTGAGTGCGGATTGGATATGCAAACCAGACCAGACGGAGTCCTGTAAACCAAGTTACTATTAGTTATTAGCTTTAGATATGTTTGCCTCTAATTTCTAAATCATGTTGTGACTTCCAACTATATGATGATACTCAAAAGGAAGTCCAACGATCCATACGAATCTATATCAAAGAGCTGAAGTTTTATGAAACAAACCATTCTAAAACGCAACTAGGAACTTTTCTTTCCTTTCTTCTCTTGATCCCCCCAAGGATTGAGAGCTTCTCTCATGGCCTGAGCTTCAGGTGAACTCTCCCAAGCCCTCTTCTCTGACTCCAAAACTGCTACTTTATCGTCTGCTCAAATCCGAAAAAGCATAAATGAATATGCTAATAATCAGTAGCAGAAGAGGCTCTACCGACTACAACCAGCAAAGAAAAATGAATTGAATAGATCACAACGAGTTAGTGCTCTCACACAAATGCATTAGATACCAAGTTGACTAAGTGGAAGCGGTACAACTATAAATATGTACAACTAAAACAACTCAAAGCGTTTGCATTGGTCAATTAAAAACTCACAATACGCAGTGTTTTTCTAACCTAataatgaaatgaaaaaataattcttAAGTTCACTGCCTTATGCCAAAAGGGGTAGCCATTCCAAAtttacataactcatcatcctAAGAGCTTGATCGCTATTCATAACTCATTCAAAATCCTGTTTGATGCAAAAATCAAAGTCCTTGATAAAGCAAGGGTTTTATATTTATTGTCCAAATATATAAGATTATGTGTTCCACCTAGAAGGTAAGACACGTAAATAGAAGATAGTTATACcatatagtattaatttattatcgGACTAAACTACAATAATTTTACCATCCTACCATAGTTTATAGTTTATCTGTTTATATATATTCGCATAATCTAATACATCTAAGCAAATATCCTAATATTGATGTTAGTGTAAGTTGACACACTCAGTTTGTATTTATGTAGACGTCTCTTTGGAAGTTCTCTTTCTGCTCATATGCGAGAGCTTCGTAGTTTCCTTTTGCAACAGCTGAAAACTTTCCTTTTGCGAAGGGAATGTTTTTTTGGTAAGGAGTATTCAAAACATTTTGTTTGGAAAATTTCCTGCAAGGAAATATTTGTTCGGTTGCTTGGTAACCTGTTTGGGGGGTTTCTCTAgtgcaccctatatatatgttgTCGAAGACTCAAGTGAAAGCTGTTGTTTCTTAGTCTTGTTTACTTAGTGTTCTCAAAAGTATTTTGCATGTTTATGAAAGATAGATACTCTCTTCTATTGTCCAATAGTTGAATTGTAATATTTTGTTACCGGAACTTGTAGAGTTTTTGTATGTTCTTTTGTTGGGATTGGGTGGTGAATGTCAGTACTCACGTCCAAGCAGAACGTAGTGCATATGTACGTGTTAGCCCAAATCACATTATGAGCTCAAGTAATACTAAGTGCTTCCGCGAAAAGACACATCAGCATGGAGCAGATACACATTCGGCACATCACAAGGATGACTTGAGAATGCAGCTAAAGGGAATATCCGACAGTTACCAGTTCGTTCCTACATCAATAAATGAGAGACATGCCTTTGTGTTTTCTTGTTCCCTACTTTACTTGTTTAGGATTTCTGGTTGTTAGATGTTTTATATAATAGGGATCAGTTTCTTTCTCTTCATAACTAATGAAACAATGTTTTACATTAATGAAAAACTATCAGAACTCTGCAACGATGCCAACgacaatgtttttttttttttccccattATCATTACGTTTTTCATCAGCTTGTTAGCTTTCACCATTGGTGGAGTTTTCGGTAGTTACTTAGGATTTTGACTCGCTGATCATTGCAATTCCTCTTTTAACTTAACTTCAGACATAGGAAGTTTCCCCTATGCAATGCCCCTAGATGTAGGTGTGTCTACAGCTAATTGGTAACTAACTTGTGTGTTCATTTATCGCTTTATGCTTGTTTATTGTGTGGTTGTTTTCATGATATGTCACTACGAGTGTTGGGACCATTAATATTGGAATAATAGGGtattaatatttttcaattgataaattttGTGATAAGAGACATAGTCAAACATATCGAGCCTTATCCCGGGCAAACGAGCCCTAAGTGAATTCACAAAAACAAGTGATCGCTCCACTTCTCTTTCAAGCTAGAATACAATACTCAATAGCACAGCTACTAAACTCCCAATCCCCAAACAAGCACTAAATTCCAATATCGTTTAATCCAATCTTCAAACTTAACTTCAATGGTGTATCAGTTGAGCAATTTCAAGTTCAAGTTTGAGCTGGAAGCATAATCAAATCAAAGGATGGGCTTGaaatttctctttttcttcttgttttttccattttttatattatcCTAATTTCAGAGGTACCCAAATCATCAACACTAGACCAGAGACAAGAAAACAATAATTCCAACTTCTCCCCAACTAGACTAAAACTCATAGCACTCAAATTCATTATATCAGTTATGGGTTCTCATTATAACGGGTTAATAAACATAATCGAGAAACAAATCAAAGTAACAAATACATAGAGAAGGAGGGCTCTCACACAGAAACCGGTTTTAATcatgaaaagctccattgaaCCACCAACCATCGCTGACCCAACTGCTATCTTCAAGTACCAATCCCAGAACTTCATTGCTCTCATCTCATTGTCACTACAAAAAAGGtttaaacaataaaattataaagGTGCAGTGCTACCACAAACAACCTAATCACACTTCTCATTAGCTTAGAACGTCACTTATGCAATGATTAAAGCAAAAAGGTTATTATATAGAAATGAGCTAAATTCtggctataatttttttttatcgggcaaagtcatgttaaatgttagtaattagttccccatccattccaagaaccaccttatctctccattcaccaaaatccaccttatatctccaatctccaaattcgctcccaagagggatcgaacccgggtcacttcactaaagtgaggacccggtggccagtgggctaagccccctggttaaaTTCTGCCTATAATTAATCTCGTGCACAAACACAAAGTGGATTCACATTCCCTTAGATAAGATATATACCAATATTCTTGAACAGACccatatatatgatatataccGTCAAGATTTTGATCCATTTGTATCATTAGCCAAACCATCATTACTTAATTTCCTTAATTAAGTTTAACGTCACTCTCCAATAGGTGGctgctttatttttatttatttttgctgGCTCTGTTTTCTTGATTTAAAACAATAGTAGAAATACAACAGATCTCTGTTCGATGACGAAATGCATTACCAATGAAAGAAGCAATTCACTCTAGCATTACAAACTAACTAAAATTTTCCAGCAGGAGAAGACCAAAATGTAATcaaaaccaaaatttggacTTCAAATGGGAAATTACAGTACAAAAAGAGCTTGATTTTCAACAGCAGCCATAAGTTCATGATTGCACCAACTTCTTCATTAGTTCTAAGAGGGCAAAACGAGCttgaaacaaaatataaatcgAGCTTGAAACCCAAAATTTGCATATACCTTAGGCTTTAGGCAGAGGCGGTGGTTGGTGAAGCTGAGGCGGTGGTAACCGGTGGTGGTGCCGGGGCGGCGGCTGATGCAGAGGCGGACGGCGTGGACTAATATTCTCTGGTGTGTCTGTCGCGTGAGTTTGAGAGAGCCAATTGGAATGAAGGAAGGAAGCCATGAccctaaaatttaatttcaaacttttttttttttttttaaaaaattgtcgGCAGCTCGATGGGCTGATCTACTTTAACCCGccagcccgaacgggctagcccgattcATAATCGGGTTATCCTAAACCTCTAATTTTATTGGGTTGTTCGGATCGATCCACAAATTT contains:
- the LOC130990913 gene encoding uncharacterized protein LOC130990913; amino-acid sequence: MPAASKRSNYYPTETVLICRLYCEHTHDSVVGADQKGAKFWGSICAEYNAKRPEGSISRDVTQIKSHFQRVSKDTKRFEAMHKKCHDQWKSGMSDIQILEQAEAMWLAEYRVPFRYSHAWKILRESKKFSSLGGDVHSDVHSDKRSKGSDGLPTTTSSDASISTRPQGQKAAKRDKRKGL